GGCTGATTACCCTCGGCTATGACGATTATATGGGCCTCATGGATATGAGCTGGGCCACCCGGCAGAATCTGTCCGGCCCGCTGACTCTGCCTGTGCTGCCGGACCATAAGGAGCAACTGATCATCGAAGGTGATCAGGCCACGATTAAGCTGTACAGCAGCGGCACCCTTAGCGTGATAGATAATAGCGGGACCGAGACCGTTGTTTCGGAGGGCAACGGGCTTGATTTTGAAGAGAGCCATTACCGTCTCCAGTCTCACTTCATTGATTGTCTAAACACGGGCGAGGAGTTCCAGACGAGCGGGGAAGATAATCTGAAGACACTGGAGCTGGTGTTCGGCACGTACCGGAGTGCGGCGGAGCATGAGGTTATTCATTTGGGGTAATGGTTCATAGCTAGTGAGGAGCCGGACAGCCGCTGTCCGGTTCTTGTTGATGTTTTGGGGTCCCCGCAAAATACCTGAGTCATCACCTATGCTAAAGCCTCACTTTGTGGGGTTATTTTGCTGCCCTGCGGACAGACGTGACATTGGCTGTTCGCCGCAGAATAGCGTACACTAAGCTAAATAGAATTCTTAACAACCATAGCTGCGGGGTGTCAGGCATGGAGAAGCTGCTGAAGCAGATCACGGACGAACTGTTAGGTCAAGTTATCATTGAGAGCGTGAATCCGCTGGAGCCGGTGGTGGTCCGCAATGTCCCCAAGCCCTGGAAGATCCTCGGAACCGGAAATTATGCGGCGGTGTTCTGCCGTCAGGGGGCGGAGGCATATGCGGTGAAGATCTATGCGCCGGGCCGGCCCGGCATCGGGGAAGAAGCAGAAGTTTACCGTAGCCTCGGCCGCCATCCCGCCTACTCGGAGTGCTATTATGCCGAAACGGACTTTCTGATTCTCAAAAGGTTAGGCGGAGTTACCTTCTACGATGCCATGAAACGGGGCATTCTCATTCCCGGACAGGCTATTGAAGACATTGACAACGCGCTTAAGTATGCGAGATCCCGGGGACTGCGTCCGCATGATATCCACGCCAAAAATGTAATGCTCCGGGACGGCCGCGGACTGATCGTGGATATCTCCGATTTCCTGAAGGACGACGATTGCAGCATGTGGGAGGACTTTAAGCGGCTGTATTACCGGCTATATTGGCCGGTGGCTTCCCGCCGGGTGTTTCCGCTGCCCCGCCCGGTGCTGGAGACGGTACGCCGAGGGTACCAGTTATGGCGGCGGTGGAAGGAAAAAACAAGCCGCCCCAATTAAATGGAGCGGCTTGTTGAAATAGAAGAATTTATACTTTTTAATTATGGATTCATTTACAGTCAATGCTTCCCCATCTGTGCTTTCAACCTTAGGATTTGCTGTTCTGAGAGACCTGAAGCTTTAACAATAACTGAGTCCTCTACACCAAGTGCAAGAAGTTCAAGTACTATGGCCTCTGCCTTTTTTTGTTCACCCTTAGCAATCCCTTCGGCAATCCCTTCCGCCCGTCCTTCTGCTCGCCCTTCTGCTCGCCCTTCCGCCTTAGCACCGTTCATCCGTGAAGCCTCATCCCGCAGATACTTCATCCGGGCATCATATTCCATACGTGTAGCGGCATCCTGGCTCAGAAATTCAAGAGTATCCATTGCTTTTTTCAGCATGGGTTCATTCATGGTCAGCACCTCCCAGGTCATTCGGCAGACAGGATAATTCAATAAATTAATTGTAACATACCTCTTCAATTGGCTGTAATCGTCGCCTTTTTCCATACTGCGCCCCGGGAGCCGGGAACAGGCAGATGCGTGGTATAATCGGAAGGGCTGAGTACAGATTTCGCGGCAGATATGGATACACCGGAGCAGTATGCGGATCTGCTGCATTTTATCAAAAGGGAGTGAGCTCATGGACAGCGCATTATTTGAAATTACCAGCTTACCTATTATACCTTCCGAGGTATCCGATAAAGTGGTGCGGCGTGAAGCGGGAGCGATTACCTTATTCATTGGCACGGTAAGAGAGATTACACAGGGGAAGCGGACCTTATATCTGGAATATGAAGCTTATCCGTCGATGGCTGTCGCCCAACTGGAGCGGATTGGGCAAGAGGTTATCGGGCGTTGGCCGGATACGAAGGTGGCGGTGACCCACCGAATTGGCAGGCTGGAGATTAGCGACATCGCCGTGGTGATCGCGGTCTCCTCGCCCCACCGTAAGGCGGCTTATGAAGCGAATGAATATGTGATTGAGCGGATTAAGCAGATCGTTCCGATCTGGAAGAAGGAGATGGGCGAGGACGGCGAGTTCTGGATTGGCGACCAGCTTGGCCGGCAGACGTACCCGGAGGGGCGGCCCGAACTGCCGGATATTCCGGCGGAGGACAGGAAATAGCGGCTGCTATTTCAATTTGAAGGGAATACTTCATATAAAGGAGTGCTGCATCATGAACGCTGAACAGGTCATGCAGGAGCTTGAAGCGCTGGGCAAGGAACGGACGAAGAAAATGTACTGTGCGAACGGGGCACAGGAGCCGCTGTTCGGTGTGGCTACCGGCGCTATGAAGCCGATTTTCCGGCGGACCGGCATCGACCAGCCGCTGGCAGAGCAGCTATATGCGACCGGCAATTATGACGCCATGTATTTTGCCGGGATCATTGCTGATCCGAACGGCATGACAGAGGCGGATTACAACCGCTGGATGGACGGGGCGTATTTCTACATGCTGTCCGATTTCGTGGTCGCTGTAACGCTGGCGGAAGCAGATATCGCCCAGCAGGTGGCGGATGCCTGGATCAGCAGCGGGGAGGACCTGCGGATGTCGGCGGGCTGGAGCTGTTACTGCTGGCTGCTGGGCAGCCGGCCGGACCGGGAGTTCTCTGAGGCCAAGCTGGCCGGTATGCTGAAGCAGGTGGAACAGACCATTCATCAGTCGCCGGAGCGGACGCGGTATTCGATGAACAATTTTATGTACACGGTAGCCGTATCGTATTCACCGCTCCATGATCTGGCGCGTGAGACGGCGGAGCGGGTGGGTCCGGTCGAGGTGGGTAACGAACAGCCGGGCAAAAGCAAGCAAGCGGGTAAGCGCATCAGCGCATACGATAATATTATGAAGGCTGTGGAAAAAGGCCGGATCGGCTTCAAACGCAAACATGTGAGATGTTAATTTTGCAGGGGATGCTGGATCATCCGGTAACGTTTCGCCTTTTCTGGTTAATAAATGCTATGCGTTTGGACAACCTATTCCCTATCCCGGAAGAAAAGAGGCGGTAAAGATGTCAACGACCCACCACACTCATGAAGAAGCCGTGGAGACGGTGCGCAAGCTGATCAAAGGCATCGATCTGGCGATGCTGACCACAATCTCGGAGGAAGGGCTGGTCTCCCGGCCCATGAAGACCCAGGAGGTCGAATTCGACGGAGACCTGTGGTTCCTGACCAAGAAGGATACCAGCAAGTTCGGGGAGATTCTGTATGATCCGCGGGTGAACGTGGTCTATGCAGATAAATCCTATGTATCCATCCGCGGGCGAGCTGAGATTGTCGGCGATGTGAATAAGAAGAAAGAGCTTTGGAGTCCAGGGTACGAGGCGTTCCTTAAGACAAGCTATGATGACCCGAATGTCATTCTGATCAAAGTCCATGCCGAAGCGGCTGAATACTGGAAGAGTGGCAATCTGGCCGAGAAGGCGGTATACATGTTCAAGCGGATGACGGGCCAGGACACGGACGAGCTGAAGCTGAATCAGACGGTCGAGCTGGAATAGAGTACAATAGAATAAACAGTCAGTTCAAGCAATTCTACACTGGGGGATCAACAGCATTTGTCTGTTGGTCTCTTTTTGTTGTGGAGCCGACGGGAAAATAAATGTCACGTTACATACGCCTCATGTGTTATATCTATAGATTTACAGAATGAAAGCGAAAGGAGACTATTGTGGACTCTACGGAAGAGAAAGTTAGAAGGATACAGGCTGGAGAGGCCCACCTGTTCTCGGATGTCATCAGGCTGTACCAGCACCGGATCTACCTCTACTGCTACCGGCTGCTGAATAACAGGGAAGAGGCGGAAGACGCCGTGCAGGATGTCCTGATTAAGGCTTACCAGAATATCCGGCAATATAAGCCACAGGCAGACTTCACCTCATGGCTCTACAAAATTGCTTATCATCACTGCCTGAACCAGCTCCGGCGGCAAAGGTTCCAGCAGCAGGTGCGCAAGCTGCTCCGGCAGGAGGTTACGGCGAAGAGCGCCGAGCAGGTGGTTGAGAACCGCCTGTTCAGCGGGCCGGTTGCCGCAGCCCTGGAGAAGCTTAAGGTCGAAGAGCGGAATCTGCTGATTCTGCGGATTTTTGAGGATAAATCATTTGCGGAGATCGGCGAGATTCTGGGGATCAATACGGAAGCGGCGCGGAAGAGATATGAACGGACCCGGAGCAAATTAAAAATCGATATGGAGCGAAAGGAGCATCAGCTATGGGCAAGAGTGAATTGACACAGGAAGAACGGTTCTTGAAGGAGGGAGACCGGTCCGCCGGCATTCCGCCCGTGGATGTGCATGATCCGGTGATGCAAATGCTCGGTATAGCAGGCATCTTGCCTGCTGAAGGAGAGGACACCATGCTGCAGACACTTCCGCCAAGGGAAGGAACTGCAAAAGTGATGCGCAAGCTGGAGCCGCAAGCCGCAGCCGGACGGAGCCGGAGAAGATTTCTGGGAATGCCGGTGCAGGGCTGGGTGGCGGCAGCGCTTGTTCTGGTGATGCTGGGCGGAGGCTATACCCAGTTCTCCGGTGAAGCCGGGAGGGGGGCGGGAGCCAAAGCTCAGTACAAGGTACTGCCTTACAAGCCGATTCCGGCGACGAATTCAGGCCATATGATTGAGAAAACAAAGTATCCCATAATTCCCAGCAAAAATCCCTCCAAGGTAGAGCCGTTGAGTAAAGAGGATGATATGTACAGCCTGAAATATAAAAAGAGCATTAATACCCTTGAGAAGTTGCTGCCTCCTGGTGAATATGCGACCTTTCTAATCGAGCGTAAAGACGGGAAGGGGACGCCTGGACTTGGCTTGTACTGCCCGCCGATAATACTCAAAGAGTATTCTGTCTATAAAACTAGTGTGGAAAAGTACAAAGCTCCGGAATTGAACAAGCCGGAGTATTTGCCGAACGGCTATACCTTGGAGCGAGCCATCGTCAGACCTTCCTTCATCAAGGTGGATGATAACCTCAAGGTTACGGGGGTAAGCAAGATCGATCTGGGTGATAATTTCCAGATGCGCTGGAGAAAAGAGAAGCCGGAGAACATTACTTATGAATCTTCGCTGGTATACAAGAAAGACAAGATTCAGGTGAGAATTAGCGCCTCGCGTGTCGATGAGAAGGCTAAACCGGGAGAGAGCTTGTTGTGGACTAAAACGACCAAGGTCGAGAACATTGAGATTGACGGCAAGCAGCTTATTTATCTCGAAACCTCGGCTAACGAGGAGATCAATCTGGGCTTTAAGAATAGGCTCGTCTGGGCAGACCCGGAAGCAAAGATCATTTATAATATGTCAGTCGCCCAGGAGAAATCAGAGCTGAGCAAGGATGAGATCATCCGCATTGCCGCAAGTATGATGAAATAGGCATTTCATTCTATATAAGTACTGGGTGCGCCACGTAGGCCGGATGTAATCGAAAAACCGACCACATTGGGCACTGCGTGGGCGCGTGGCCCAAATGTAATCGAAAAACCGATCACAATTGGACTCTGCTCGGTGCGTGGTCCAAATGTAATCGAAAAACCGATTCACATTGGGCACTGCGTGGGCGCGTGGCTCAAATGTAATCGAATAACCGATCACATTCGGCCTGCGCAGACGGATGAGATATAGAAAAGTGAGTGAGCCGTTCACGCGGCAGAGTGATTTTTTCGTAAGATTTTATAATAATTCGTGCATTGCTCTCCTATGAACTTCAATTCCATATTGTTACTATAACTATGTAGCAAGAGAATACAGATGTATACAGGAGGGTTAAAGATGTTGAAATGGAAGCGTTCTCTTTCGGTGTTGGCCATGACAGCTATACTGGGAACATTGGCTGCCTGCGGCGGCGGAGGGAATAACACGAATAATGCGGGTGCGGCTACGGAAGCGCCTGCCAGCACCAATGCGGCGGCTGCAACGGAAGCACCAAGCAGCGGTGGAGAGCCGGTCAAGCTGCGGATTATGTGGTGGGGCTCCCAGCCGCGGCATGAGGCTACCCTGGCAGCGCTGGACTTGTACACGAAGAATAATCCGAACGTAACATTCGAGCCGGAATACTCCGGGATGGACGGATACCTCGACAAATTGTCCACCCAGGCTGCTGCCAACAATGCGCCCGATGTAGTGCAGCTTGACCCGGGCTGGATGCCGGACTGGATGGCCCGTCAACAGCTGGCTGACCTGGCCCCTGAGGTGGATGTAAGCAAATTCGATACCAAGCTGCTGTCCGGCGGACAGCTGGACGGCAAGCAATACGCTGTTCCGCTCGGCTCTGTAGCCTTCGGTATGGTCTACGACAAAGCCGCGATGGATAAGCTGGGCATTGCCAATCCTGCCAACGGCTGGACGTGGGATGACTTCTTCGCCCTGGCGAAGGAATCCAAGTCCAAGCTGCCGCAGGGCCAGTATTTCACATTAGACTATGCAGGTAACTACTTCATGTACTCCGCCTACCAGTATGCCAAAGGTAAAGGACAGGTCATCACGGATGACGGTCATTTCAACGTAGATGAAGCCACCTATCTGGACTGGACCCGCAAGTTCGAAGAGCTGCGCAAGGAAGGCCTGGTTCCTCCGGCGGATGTGAACGCATCCGATAAGGAAATGGACCCGCAAATGGATCTGCTGGCTGCCGGCAAGGTGCTGTTCCGTTACAGCTTCTCCAACAACCTGGGAACCTGGGACAGTATCAAGCCGGGCGCTTACGCCCTGGTGACCATGCCGCGTGCTGAAGAGGCCGGCGGCTGGCTGAAGCCATCCATGTACATGGCGGTAACCAAGACCTCCAAGCATGCTGAAGAAGCCAAGAAATTCATCAACTGGTTCGTGAATGACCCTGAAGCGGCTAAGATTACCCAAACCTTCCGCGGCTTGCCGGCCAACAAGGATAATGCCGCTCTGCTGGAAGCGAACATGAGCGATCTGGATAAGGTGGGCCTCGGTCTGCTCCGGGCCACGGAGCCGGATGGTCAAGTCTGGTCGGCTGGAGCCGGCGGCTGGACGAACTTCGTGGACAAAGACTGGGTGCTTGTGCGTGACCAGCTCAGCTTCGGTAAAGTTACACCGGAAGAAGCCTTCAAGCAGCTGAAGGAAGCTTCTATGTCCTACGAGAAATAAACGAAAGAACGGAAAGCCCGGGCAGACAGATGCCCGGGCTTTTGCTTTGAGTCATTTCAAGCTGAACTTATCGTTATATTTTGAAAGAATTCGAGCATTGCCCTCCTTTAGCAGAAGCGCTTGTGAATTATATACTTAAGCTATACAAATTGACGACAAGAGGTGACCACAGATGAACCGTTCCACAACCACTATAGCCGAAGGCGCACCATCGCTGAAGAAAAGCTCATACTTCAAAAGCCGATGGAACGCTCCGCTTGCCGGCTATTTATTTATTTCGCCTTGGCTGATCGGGTTCCTGGCGCTGACGGCGTATCCGTTATTTTTATCCCTGTATTATTCATTCACTGACTACACGCTGATGCAGCCCATGAAATGGATCGGGGCCCGCAACTATGAAAGGATATTCACCGCCGACCCGAAATTCATTCAATCCGCCAAAGTCACATTTACGTATGTGCTGGCCTCCGTGCCGCTGAAGCTCGCCGCCGCCCTGTTCGTAGCGATGATCCTCAGCAAGGCCGTGAAGGGGATCGGCGTCTACCGCACAGCGATCTATTTCCCTTCGCTCATCGGAGGCAGTATCGGTGTCTCACTGCTGTGGCGGAATATTTTTGGCGTAGACGGTGTGTTCAATAAGCTGATTGCGGTCTTCGGCATCGAGGGCAAAAGCTGGATCACCAACCCTGACACGGCGCTGAGCACACTGATTCTGCTGACGGTCTGGCAATTCGGCTCCACGATGGTTATTTTCCTGGCCGGGCTGAAGCAGATTCCGAATGACCTGTACGAGGCCTCATCGGTGGACGGAGCCAACAAGGTGGTCCAATTCTTCCGCGTCACCCTGCCAATGCTGTCGCCGATTCTCTATTTTAACCTGATCATGGCTGTCATTAACGCCTTCCAGATGTTCACCTCAGCCTTCGTAATTACGAACGGCGGGCCGATGAACGCAACTTATGTATACGCGATGTACCTGTATGAAAGGGCATTCAGCCGCTATGAACTGGGTTATGCCTCTGCTCTGGCCTGGATCATGCTGATCGCTATTGTGGCTGCAACGCTCCTGATCTCCTTCAGCTCGAAGTATTGGGTATTCTACGAAACGGACACAGGAGGGAAAAAACGCAAATGACAACATCTCTGAATTGGAAGCCTGCACTGCGGCATGTATTCATGATTCTCTTCAGCTTCGTGATGGTCTATCCGATTGTCTGGTGGATTGGCGCCTCACTGAAGGACAGCACCGAGCTGGGCTCGCCGGGGATTTTCCCGTCGGTCCTCAAGTGGGAGAACTTCACCAACGGCTGGAACTCGGTTCCCGGTCATACATTTACGGACTTCTACATTAACACCTTCTACCTGGAAATCATGGTGCTGATCGCAACCCTGCTGTCGACTACACTGGTTGCCTTCGGATTTGCGAGACTGGATTTTCCGCTCAAAAAGTTCTGGTTCTCCATTCTGATGCTGACGCTGATGATGCCCGGACAAGTTCTGATTATTCCTCAGTACGCCTTGTTCCATCAGCTGGGCTGGGTCAATACGTATCTGCCGTTCGTCGTTCCCCATCTGCTGGCGGGCGGGGCCGGGGGGAGCTTCTTCGTCTTCCTGCTGATCCAGTTTATCCGCGGTGTGCCGAAGGAACTGGATGAATCGGCCAAAATCGACGGCTGCTCCTGGTTCGGCATTTTCTGGAGAGTGGTGATGCCGCTGGCCTTCCCGGCGGTTGTTACGGTGACCATTTTCTGCTTCCTGTGGAACTGGGATGACTTCCTGGGCCACCTGCTGTACATCAACACGGTCGAGAAATATACAGTCGGTCTTGCACTGCGCATGATCAACGACTCCCAGTCTGCGGCTGAATGGGGCCAGCTCCTGGCGATGTCGCTTGTCTCTATTATTCCGGCTACCCTGGTATTCACCTTCCTGCAGAAGTATTTCGTGGACGGGATTGCGACAACAGGCATAAAGGGATAAGATTTAAAAAACATCACTCCGATAACGGTAAAGCGCCTGATTCCCATTCGCCGCTTTACCGTTTATTTCGAAATATAAGCATTTATAGGTTTCACACAATAATTTATCCTTCTATTTCTCGCTGAAACGGCACCGTCCTTTAAAAGGACGGTAAAGCCGTTTCTACTTGTGTGAACGGGAGGCAAAGGAAGGGAAGCGCTTGACCAATCCTTTTAAGAAGTACAGGATCGACCGTCTGTTTTTCCATAGCTTCGCGATTGTGCTTATTCTTGTAATCGCTGTTACGGCCTGGACCAGCTACAGCAATTCCTCGAAGGCGCTCGTGGAGACGACCTCACGCTATCAGCAGCGGCTGCTGGATGAATTGAACAATGAGATTTCTACCCGGCTGAATATGATCGAGCAGATCTCGCTGTCCACCTCACGGGACAATGAGCTGACGGCCTACCTGCAGAACCGGCAGGATGATTTCGAACGCTACCGCAAGCGCGTCGGCGTGGAGAGTGCGCTCGGCAATCTTACCTATGCCATTCCGTTAATCCAGGGGATTGACCTGTATATGGATCAGCCGATGCCGAGCGACGGCCAGAGCTATATCCAGTTCCGCAGTATGGCCGATCTGGATAAGCAGCCCTGGTCCGTCAGCCTGCGGAAGGTCGACTTCGCCTGGTCCGGCGAGCATTCCATTCCCAGTATTCAGGGGGACGTACCGGTTCTCAGCTTCGCCCGGAAGATCATGGTAGAGAACGACTATTTGGGTGTGCTCGTCATCCACATCAAAGCGAAGGAGATCCGGGAGCTGCTTACCGGCAACTCCACCGGGTCGAACCGTATTATGACCGACAGCGGGGGCAAGCAGATTCTGAAGATCGGGGAGACGCTTGAACCCGGCGAGTGGTCGAAGTGGATTGATCTGAAGAGCAACAAGTCCGGTTATGTGCATATTCCCGGCAACGAGGATTCGGGAAATAAGCTGCTGGTCTATTCGCGGATGGACAACTCCATCTGGACGCTGATCGAATTCACCTCCTGGAGCCAGATTACGGCAAGCAGTCTGAAGCTGGCGGAATGGATCGGCCTGATCGGTCTTGGCGCCATCCTGCTGGTGCTGCTGCTGACCCACTATCTGAGCCGGCAATTCACCAAGCCGATCAAGCAGCTTGTCAACGCCATGAGAATGTATTCAGTTGGCGTGAGTAAAGAGGAGCTGCCCGTGGATTACGAGAATGAATTCGGTTATCTGTTCTCCGGCTACCGTAAGCAGAACGAGCGGATTGAGGAGCTGTACCGGTCGCTGGAGCAGCGGTATGAGCAGCAGCGCAAGGCGGAGATTGAAGCGCTGCAGGCCAACATCAACCCGCATTTTCTCTATAATATGCTGGATCAGCTCAACTGGATGGCGATAGAAGCGGGACAGGATGAGCTGAGCCGGATTCTGGAGCTGATGGGCCGGATGTTCCGCATCGGCCTATCCAACGGGGCAAGCTTCATTAAAGTGTCGGAGGAATTGGAGCATATCGGTTGTTATCTGGAGATCCAGCAGCTCCGCTGGGGAGGCGGGCTGGAGTACAAG
This region of Paenibacillus sp. FSL K6-1096 genomic DNA includes:
- a CDS encoding serine/threonine-protein kinase, translated to MEKLLKQITDELLGQVIIESVNPLEPVVVRNVPKPWKILGTGNYAAVFCRQGAEAYAVKIYAPGRPGIGEEAEVYRSLGRHPAYSECYYAETDFLILKRLGGVTFYDAMKRGILIPGQAIEDIDNALKYARSRGLRPHDIHAKNVMLRDGRGLIVDISDFLKDDDCSMWEDFKRLYYRLYWPVASRRVFPLPRPVLETVRRGYQLWRRWKEKTSRPN
- a CDS encoding molybdenum cofactor biosynthesis protein MoaE, with the translated sequence MDSALFEITSLPIIPSEVSDKVVRREAGAITLFIGTVREITQGKRTLYLEYEAYPSMAVAQLERIGQEVIGRWPDTKVAVTHRIGRLEISDIAVVIAVSSPHRKAAYEANEYVIERIKQIVPIWKKEMGEDGEFWIGDQLGRQTYPEGRPELPDIPAEDRK
- a CDS encoding DNA alkylation repair protein; the protein is MNAEQVMQELEALGKERTKKMYCANGAQEPLFGVATGAMKPIFRRTGIDQPLAEQLYATGNYDAMYFAGIIADPNGMTEADYNRWMDGAYFYMLSDFVVAVTLAEADIAQQVADAWISSGEDLRMSAGWSCYCWLLGSRPDREFSEAKLAGMLKQVEQTIHQSPERTRYSMNNFMYTVAVSYSPLHDLARETAERVGPVEVGNEQPGKSKQAGKRISAYDNIMKAVEKGRIGFKRKHVRC
- a CDS encoding pyridoxamine 5'-phosphate oxidase family protein, with the translated sequence MSTTHHTHEEAVETVRKLIKGIDLAMLTTISEEGLVSRPMKTQEVEFDGDLWFLTKKDTSKFGEILYDPRVNVVYADKSYVSIRGRAEIVGDVNKKKELWSPGYEAFLKTSYDDPNVILIKVHAEAAEYWKSGNLAEKAVYMFKRMTGQDTDELKLNQTVELE
- a CDS encoding sigma-70 family RNA polymerase sigma factor, which translates into the protein MDSTEEKVRRIQAGEAHLFSDVIRLYQHRIYLYCYRLLNNREEAEDAVQDVLIKAYQNIRQYKPQADFTSWLYKIAYHHCLNQLRRQRFQQQVRKLLRQEVTAKSAEQVVENRLFSGPVAAALEKLKVEERNLLILRIFEDKSFAEIGEILGINTEAARKRYERTRSKLKIDMERKEHQLWARVN
- a CDS encoding DUF4367 domain-containing protein, encoding MGKSELTQEERFLKEGDRSAGIPPVDVHDPVMQMLGIAGILPAEGEDTMLQTLPPREGTAKVMRKLEPQAAAGRSRRRFLGMPVQGWVAAALVLVMLGGGYTQFSGEAGRGAGAKAQYKVLPYKPIPATNSGHMIEKTKYPIIPSKNPSKVEPLSKEDDMYSLKYKKSINTLEKLLPPGEYATFLIERKDGKGTPGLGLYCPPIILKEYSVYKTSVEKYKAPELNKPEYLPNGYTLERAIVRPSFIKVDDNLKVTGVSKIDLGDNFQMRWRKEKPENITYESSLVYKKDKIQVRISASRVDEKAKPGESLLWTKTTKVENIEIDGKQLIYLETSANEEINLGFKNRLVWADPEAKIIYNMSVAQEKSELSKDEIIRIAASMMK
- a CDS encoding extracellular solute-binding protein; the protein is MLKWKRSLSVLAMTAILGTLAACGGGGNNTNNAGAATEAPASTNAAAATEAPSSGGEPVKLRIMWWGSQPRHEATLAALDLYTKNNPNVTFEPEYSGMDGYLDKLSTQAAANNAPDVVQLDPGWMPDWMARQQLADLAPEVDVSKFDTKLLSGGQLDGKQYAVPLGSVAFGMVYDKAAMDKLGIANPANGWTWDDFFALAKESKSKLPQGQYFTLDYAGNYFMYSAYQYAKGKGQVITDDGHFNVDEATYLDWTRKFEELRKEGLVPPADVNASDKEMDPQMDLLAAGKVLFRYSFSNNLGTWDSIKPGAYALVTMPRAEEAGGWLKPSMYMAVTKTSKHAEEAKKFINWFVNDPEAAKITQTFRGLPANKDNAALLEANMSDLDKVGLGLLRATEPDGQVWSAGAGGWTNFVDKDWVLVRDQLSFGKVTPEEAFKQLKEASMSYEK
- a CDS encoding sugar ABC transporter permease, producing MNRSTTTIAEGAPSLKKSSYFKSRWNAPLAGYLFISPWLIGFLALTAYPLFLSLYYSFTDYTLMQPMKWIGARNYERIFTADPKFIQSAKVTFTYVLASVPLKLAAALFVAMILSKAVKGIGVYRTAIYFPSLIGGSIGVSLLWRNIFGVDGVFNKLIAVFGIEGKSWITNPDTALSTLILLTVWQFGSTMVIFLAGLKQIPNDLYEASSVDGANKVVQFFRVTLPMLSPILYFNLIMAVINAFQMFTSAFVITNGGPMNATYVYAMYLYERAFSRYELGYASALAWIMLIAIVAATLLISFSSKYWVFYETDTGGKKRK
- a CDS encoding carbohydrate ABC transporter permease, encoding MTTSLNWKPALRHVFMILFSFVMVYPIVWWIGASLKDSTELGSPGIFPSVLKWENFTNGWNSVPGHTFTDFYINTFYLEIMVLIATLLSTTLVAFGFARLDFPLKKFWFSILMLTLMMPGQVLIIPQYALFHQLGWVNTYLPFVVPHLLAGGAGGSFFVFLLIQFIRGVPKELDESAKIDGCSWFGIFWRVVMPLAFPAVVTVTIFCFLWNWDDFLGHLLYINTVEKYTVGLALRMINDSQSAAEWGQLLAMSLVSIIPATLVFTFLQKYFVDGIATTGIKG
- a CDS encoding sensor histidine kinase; translation: MTNPFKKYRIDRLFFHSFAIVLILVIAVTAWTSYSNSSKALVETTSRYQQRLLDELNNEISTRLNMIEQISLSTSRDNELTAYLQNRQDDFERYRKRVGVESALGNLTYAIPLIQGIDLYMDQPMPSDGQSYIQFRSMADLDKQPWSVSLRKVDFAWSGEHSIPSIQGDVPVLSFARKIMVENDYLGVLVIHIKAKEIRELLTGNSTGSNRIMTDSGGKQILKIGETLEPGEWSKWIDLKSNKSGYVHIPGNEDSGNKLLVYSRMDNSIWTLIEFTSWSQITASSLKLAEWIGLIGLGAILLVLLLTHYLSRQFTKPIKQLVNAMRMYSVGVSKEELPVDYENEFGYLFSGYRKQNERIEELYRSLEQRYEQQRKAEIEALQANINPHFLYNMLDQLNWMAIEAGQDELSRILELMGRMFRIGLSNGASFIKVSEELEHIGCYLEIQQLRWGGGLEYKIEVEPELQKLYLPKLTLQPFVENSIVHGFNKQRSGQIVIRMAKSGETLQITIEDNGAGLKQPQERPRKRHTGGYGIHNVRERIAGYFGTGYGVTLMEREEGGTRVEISLPLLPDAPAQKLPASLTRRDG